A genome region from Pyrenophora tritici-repentis strain M4 chromosome 9, whole genome shotgun sequence includes the following:
- a CDS encoding DUF1421 multi-domain protein — MSWMDSWSRPSKHAVTPPPLYLTVGDTVPYCHSCGRVIGERRKTQNATEVKYCSARCRNTKPGPVDRKIEATFAALLNGASPESLKESAGAEPVKSSTGTANTENIHEDIKGAKGEKKHKKKTSKTIKGDHRIIIECSTVEEIVFQREKDPEKVYGRRKNRKARFVVEKPEDWRSVDMVDGPAPTPTAAATSRDSPDASSEEDVSDSDGEAEGGIVLEPNQTDPQDLPDTVEYGYGSGKVRPPQSQNDVNGSVGGEKGWAERIEETDEMKLKRREGQRKADEREMVRKAARRGCAFGFAVPDETEKRKCEAVMKGVVVEASFAKGEWGVRWRERI; from the coding sequence ATGTCGTGGATGGACAGCTGGTCCCGGCCTAGCAAGCACGCCGTCACCCCACCACCTCTCTACCTCACCGTCGGCGACACGGTACCCTATTGCCACAGCTGTGGTCGTGTAATCGGCGAACGACGCAAGACTCAAAACGCCACAGAAGTGAAGTACTGTTCAGCAAGATGTCGGAACACCAAACCCGGCCCTGTTGACCGGAAGATCGAAGCAACGTTCGCTGCACTCCTCAATGGCGCGTCTCCAGAGTCCTTGAAAGAGAGTGCCGGTGCTGAGCCAGTGAAAAGCAGCACCGGCACAGCAAACACTGAGAATATCCACGAAGACATCAAGGGAGCCAAAGGCGAGAAGAAGCACAAAAAGAAGACTTCCAAAACCATCAAAGGCGACCACCGAATAATCATCGAATGCAGCACAGTAGAAGAAATCGTATTTCAGCGCGAAAAGGACCCCGAAAAGGTCTACGGACGCCGTAAAAATCGCAAAGCACGCTTCGTAGTAGAAAAGCCTGAAGACTGGAGGTCCGTAGACATGGTCGACGGCCCCGCACCTACaccaacagcagcagcaacatCTCGGGACTCACCTGATGCCTCCAGTGAAGAAGACGTGTCAGACTCCGATGGCGAAGCTGAAGGCGGGATCGTTCTAGAACCTAATCAAACAGACCCGCAAGACCTTCCCGACACAGTCGAGTACGGCTACGGCTCCGGCAAGGTCCGCCCACCACAATCTCAAAACGATGTCAATGGCTCTGTCGGTGGGGAAAAGGGCTGGGCGGAGCGTATTGAGGAGACGGATGAAATGAAGTTGAAGCGACGGGAGGGTCAGAGGAAAGCTGATGAGAGGGAAATGGTGCGTAAAGCGGCGAGGAGGGGGTGTGCGTTTGGTTTTGCGGTGCCGGACGAAACGGAGAAGAGGAAGTGCGAGGCGGTTATGAAAGGGGTTGTTGTCGAGGCGAGCTTCGCCAAGGGGGAATGGGGGGTTAGGTGGAGAGAGAGGATATAA
- a CDS encoding acetyl-hydrolase, with protein MDSSPAGIAKFLLPKTPLLLKTALWHSLSMSSTASKWDLKTEITVNLLRDMMGSKSSPTPVAKIQRMTCKDPGVKGKIWVSKVKLDVPGEDDVRQMMFKAIEDMGTGEEQWMKPEQRPLEAEWNGYHADVKDDEPEPAGMNEEDKYKNLMKETKSKVTVLYFHGGAMYLMDPATCRPLTGRVSKETGGRVFNVRYRLSPQGPFPSALLDCFTAYLSLLSPPPGAVHDPVPANEIVFGGDSAGGTCCTALLQLLLQIHRSAPAGQTPTVRFHGKDVEIPLPAGVAMASPWLDITRSLPSIESGTKYDYLPPPSQVDKREIPKDDAWPANPPRADFYCEGSALMHPLVSPLAAKDWSNSPPLFFSVGEEMLRDEDAVLAQRVVAQGITVVWRDFEAMPHCFAMLLDGLPGGDVHYEEYAKFCKDVVEGKGLVSNGVYIKAKTLERSDMDVKAGLTQIKDEEVDAYMKKGKERIETKFNKGLEPSSERPML; from the coding sequence ATGGACTCATCACCAGCCGGTATCGCGAAGTTCCTGCTTCCGAAAACGCCGTTGCTACTGAAGACAGCACTATGGCACTCTCTATCCATGTCGTCTACGGCGTCTAAATGGGATCTCAAGACGGAAATCACTGTCAACCTCCTTCGCGATATGATGGGGTCCAAGTCTTCGCCCACGCCAGTCGCAAAGATCCAGCGCATGACGTGCAAAGACCCTGGTGTCAAAGGAAAAATTTGGGTTAGCAAAGTCAAACTAGATGTACCAGGGGAAGATGACGTGCGGCAAATGATGTTCAAGGCCATCGAAGACATGGGCACGGGAGAAGAGCAGTGGATGAAACCTGAGCAACGGCCACTGGAGGCGGAATGGAACGGGTACCATGCAGATGTAAAGGACGATGAGCCTGAGCCTGCAGGTATGAACGAGGAAGACAAGTACAAGAACCTCATGAAGGAGACAAAGAGCAAGGTTACTGTACTCTACTTCCACGGCGGCGCAATGTATCTCATGGACCCAGCAACATGCCGACCGTTGACTGGCAGAGTATCAAAGGAAACAGGAGGTCGTGTGTTCAACGTACGCTACCGGCTCTCGCCTCAGGGCCCTTTTCCCTCTGCACTACTCGATTGCTTCACCGCATACCTCAGTCTGCTCTCCCCGCCCCCAGGCGCAGTCCACGACCCTGTCCCAGCAAACGAAATCGTCTTTGGCGGCGACTCTGCCGGAGGAACATGCTGCACCGCACTCCTCCAATTGCTCCTACAGATCCACCGCAGCGCCCCTGCAGGCCAAACACCAACCGTCCGCTTCCACGGCAAAGACGTAGAAATCCCCTTACCCGCCGGCGTAGCCATGGCATCTCCCTGGCTCGACATTACGCGCTCCCTCCCATCCATAGAATCGGGCACCAAATACGATTACCTACCCCCACCCAGCCAAGTCGACAAGCGCGAGATACCTAAAGATGACGCCTGGCCTGCGAACCCGCCCCGCGCGGATTTCTACTGCGAAGGCAGTGCATTGATGCATCCGCTTGTTTCGCCTCTCGCTGCGAAAGACTGGTCAAACAGTCCACCTCTTTTCTTCTCTGTCGGTGAGGAGATGCTACGTGATGAGGATGCTGTGCTGGCTCAACGGGTAGTCGCACAGGGTATTACGGTTGTCTGGCGCGATTTTGAAGCCATGCCTCATTGTTTCGCCATGTTGCTCGATGGTTTGCCAGGGGGTGACGTACATTACGAGGAGTATGCAAAGTTCTGCAAGGATGTTGTCGAAGGGAAGGGGTTGGTTAGTAATGGCGTGTATATCAAGGCGAAGACGCTGGAGAGGAGCGATATGGATGTTAAAGCGGGGCTGACCCAGATTAAGGATGAGGAGGTGGATGCGTATATGAAAAAGGGCAAGGAGAGGATTGAGACCAAGTTCAACAAGGGCTTGGAGCCTAGTTCTGAGAGGCCGATGTTGTAA
- a CDS encoding CCL1, Cdk activating kinase (CAK)-RNA polymerase II, translating to MPPQREPPRPPPPAVVEAEMQWIFTEEELLLAPSITDGMPAEEERTLRRKGVNFILQVGMMLKLPQTTLSTAAVFFNRYLMRASLKARPGYKPLHQYQIAATALFLATKVEENCRKMKELVVSCVRVAVKDPNKLVDEQTKDFWKWRDTILYSEDVLLEAITFDLNVESPYKTMYDMMKYYGVEHNKKLRNSAWAFLSDSTNTQMCLLYTSRTIAAASLYYGARMAEVQLEDDDGMPWWEIQHVKLRDIRKACNLMADLYEKSPDKDGEPNMYAGLRTPEDGIDEDTPRSMEGVQMTIQTQPPANGTVEGNATERGSEEGELDG from the exons ATGCCACCTCAGCGCGAACCTCCCAGGCCGCCGCCGCCAGCTGTCGTCGAAGCCGAAATGCAGTGGATATTCACCGAGGAGGAACTGCTGCTAGCCCCATCCATAACCGACGGGATGCCCGCGGAAGAAGAAAGGACATTACGGCGAAAGGGTGTCAACTTTATCTTGCAGGTCGGGATGATGCTCAAGCTGCCACAAACGACGCTCAGCACGGCGGCTGTCTTTTTTAACCGCTATCTGATGCGCGCGAGCTTGAAGGCCCGACCGGGATACAAGCCACTACACCAATAC CAAATTGCCGCAACTGCGCTATTCCTTGCTACCAAAGTTGAAGAAAACTGCCGCAAAATGAAAGAGCTCGTCGTATCCTGTGTACGAGTCGCAGTCAAAGACCCGAACAAGCTTGTCGACGAGCAAACAAAAGACTTCTGGAAATGGCGAGATACCATCTTGTACAGTGAGGATGTTCTGCTAGAGGCCATAACCTTCGACCTAAACGTCGAATCACCATACAAAACCATGTACGACATGATGAAGTACTACGGTGTGGAGCATAACAAGAAGCTGCGAAACTCGGCGTGGGCTTTCCTATCCGATTCAACAAATACACAGATGTGCTTACTATACACATCACGGACCATCGCCGCGGCATCTCTATACTATGGCGCGCGCATGGCCGAAGTTCAACTAGAAGATGATGATGGAATGCCGTGGTGGGAGATCCAGCACGTCAAACTGCGCGATATCAGGAAAGCATGCAATCTAATGGCAGACTTGTACGAGAAATCGCCTGACAAAGACGGAGAGCCTAATATGTACGCCGGGCTTAGGACGCCTGAAGACGGCATTGACGAAGACACACCCCGGAGCATGGAAGGCGTTCAAATGACAATTCAAACACAGCCTCCTGCTAATGGCACTGTCGAGGGTAATGCGACTGAAAGAGGCAGCGAAGAGGGTGAACTGGATGGCTAG
- a CDS encoding membrane protein, whose translation MRLRQSRTHTLLLLLPSLRVLATSVAGETLNDKRVARAALPVALPAYTQAAIVAEATPGTKGTKDAPVDGLDGKPHAGPYVDDTPKAHEKAPNVVEDLGSPKKPKASPESVLVDKVLDGDKSVMQDPGRKLATGKTGTEGGVSAKDKERLAHEDKTGSKMEQVPESPKEAPPHPADQKHLKGDAEATSTATRAPGAGGLEKPTDLPDSPHDIPHPVPDSVTKDPLDQTLPPKTPISTPGGADTGPVQPFHSFVLAFTMIIFSEIGDKTFLVAALMAMRHPRLLVFSAAFSALVVMTVLSAMMGHAVPALLSERFTHFAAAALFLVFGVKLIREGLDMSPEDGVGEEMREVEQELEEKEQLARRQGRRKASVSPYALESGRGSRSNSRLPAPARSPSTSPDRAPSPHRGSLTSTMGAVNNLFSLLLSPAWVQTFVMTFLGEWGDRSQIATVAMAAGSDYWYVTAGAVVGHGICTAGAVIGGRAIAGRISMRNVTLGGAIAFLIFGIIYLFEAFYLG comes from the exons ATGAGACTACGACAATCACGGACGCACACTTTGCTCCTCCTCTTACCCTCACTACGAGTTCTTGCCACATCTGTTGCAGGAGAGACACTGAACGACAAGCGGGTCGCACGAGCTGCATTGCCTGTCGCACTTCCTGCTTACACACAAGCTGCCATCGTCGCCGAGGCCACGCCTGGCACAAAAGGCACCAAGGATGCTCCGGTTGATGGTTTAGACGGCAAGCCGCATGCCGGCCCATACGTCGACGATACGCCCAAAGCCCACGAGAAGGCCCCCAACGTTGTCGAGGATCTTGGATCCCCCAAGAAGCCCAAGGCCTCTCCTGAGTCGGTCTTGGTGGACAAGGTCTTGGATGGAGACAAGAGTGTGATGCAGGACCCGGGCCGGAAACTGGCAACAGGCAAGACAGGCACCGAAGGCGGTGTGTCGGCAAAGGACAAGGAACGCCTGGCGCATGAGGACAAGACTGGTTCGAAGATGGAGCAGGTTCCCGAGTCGCCAAAAGAGGCACCTCCGCACCCTGCCGATCAGAAACACCTGAAGGGAGATGCCGAAGCTACATCAACTGCCACTCGTGCACCCGGCGCCGGCGGCCTAGAG AAACCTACAGATCTTCCCGACTCTCCGCATGACATTCCCCATCCTGTTCCCGACTCGGTCACCAAAGATCCCTTGGACCAGACGCTTCCTCCAAAGACGCCCATTTCAACACCCGGCGGTGCTGACACCGGTCCCGTACAGCCGTTCCACTCCTTCGTCCTGGCCTTTACAATGATCATCTTCTCGGAGATCGGAGACAAGACGTTCCTCGTTGCTGCGCTCATGGCTATGCGACACCCACGACTCCTTGTCTTCTCTGCCGCCTTCTCCGCTCTGGTTGTCATGACGGTTCTTTCTGCCATGATGGGCCACGCCGTTCCCGCCCTTCTCTCGGAGCGTTTCACCCACTTTGCCGCCGCCGCCCTGTTCCTCGTATTCGGTGTCAAGCTCATAAGGGAGGGTCTCGACATGAGCCCGGAAGATGGCGTTGGAGAAGAGATGCGAGAAGTTGAGCAGGAACTCGAAGAGAAGGAACAGCTCGCACGCCGCCAAGGTCGCCGCAAGGCCTCCGTTTCTCCCTACGCCCTCGAGTCCGGCCGCGGCTCACGATCAAACTCGCGACTTCCCGCCCCTGCACGAAGCCCTTCTACCTCACCCGACCGAGCCCCATCACCACACAGAGGCTCTCTGACTAGCACAATGGGTGCTGTAAACAATCTTTTTTCTCTACTTCTCAGCCCTGCTTGGGTACAGACGTTTGTCATGACTTTCCTCGGAGAGTGGGGTGACCGCAGTCAAATTGCGACTGTTGCCATGGCCGCGGGCTCCGACTACTGGTATGTCACTGCTGGTGCTGTAGTAGGTCACGGTATATGCACTGCTGGTGCAGTCATTGGCGGCCGTGCCATTGCCGGACGAATCAGTATGCGCAATG TCACTCTTGGCGGCGCAATCGCTTTCCTCATCTTCGGCATCATCTATCTGTTCGAAGCTTTCTATCTCGGGTAG
- a CDS encoding Seipin domain containing protein — protein MEHVKEDFREDRSILQLATDVLLLPIRIATSPALLKTYLSTALLFITSTILFGVAVVAYSSFYYTYIPVRGITVPVYLQYDHSSPFVFNSAQPDGLPTGKLAKWPYGLANIPGLVHRQKYDVVVEMDVPRSDTNLKAGNWMVGLEFRGPTTIGQGVKHLLGWDEDWNIEDHSQGGVPGATAERVVTEGATSNTPTILARSKRPVLLTYRSRMLEMMYRFLRLPLYLVGWHTESEHIAISMMESVMFEPGYRNIPSSLRLEVRSRLPLEVYRVSVRISARLEGLRWLMYRHWITSAVVGIGSFWGMEMCTLLLIWGAFTFVFSRATSPAANEDKKIKKEDDEAAPKPEAADGAGVEPETPHSDTSRTFPTLPSQQPLSHSSSTVKEERDTTPGLEHIPTREETEADDEDDDFVLEEPVPRGLEREGVFTDSGIGTSLESHVEKGLSKRRNAGSSRRGPGG, from the exons ATGGAGCATGTCAAAGAAGACTTTCGCGAGGATAGGTCGATCCTTCAGCTCGCTACA GACGTCCTATTGCTTCCCATCCGCATCGCCACGTCTCCAGCACTGCTGAAGACATACCTCAGCACAGCACTACTCTTCATCACATCCACCATACTCTTTGGCGTCGCAGTCGTTGCATACTCGTCTTTCTACTACACGTATATACCTGTTCGCGGCATAACGGTGCCGGTATATCTCCAGTACGACCACAGTTCGCCATTCGTTTTCAACAGCGCTCAGCCAGATGGCCTACCAACGGGCAAGCTTGCGAAGTGGCCGTACGGGCTCGCGAATATACCAGGCTTGGTGCATCGACAAAAGTACGATGTCGTGGTAGAGATGGATGTTCCACGTAGTGATACAAACCTCAAGGCTGGCAACTGGATGGTTGGGCTAGAGTTCCGGGGACCAACAACCATCGGTCAGGGTGTGAAGCACCTGCTGGGCTGGGATGAGGACTGGAATATTGAAGACCACAGTCAGGGGGGCGTTCCAGGAGCTACGGCAGAGAGAGTGGTTACAGAGGGTGCCACGAGTAACACACCGACGATACTTGCTAGAAGCAAAAGACCGGTCCTGCTCACCTACCGCAGTCGCATGCTCGAGATGATGTACCGCTTTCTACGCCTGCCACTATACCTTGTCGGATGGCATACTGAGTCGGAACATATTGCGATCAGCATGATGGAATCTGTCATGTTCGAGCCTGGCTATCGCAACATTCCGTCCTCTCTTAGGTTAGAGGTGCGGTCAAGGCTTCCGCTTGAGGTGTATCGGGTCAGCGTACGCATCAGCGCACGACTAGAAGGCCTTCGATGGCTGATGTACCGACATTGGATCACAAGCGCAGTAGTTGGTATCGGTTCATTCTGGGGCATGGAAATGTGCACTTTGCTATTAATATGGGGTGCCTTTACCTTCGTTTTCAGTAGGGCTACTTCGCCGGCTGCAAACGAGGATAAGAAGATCAAGAAGGAAGATGACGAGGCCGCACCCAAACCCGAGGCTGCTGATGGCGCTGGGGTAGAACCAGAAACACCACACAGTGACACAAGCCGCACGTTTCCCACACTGCCGTCTCAACAGCCACTCTCCCACAGCTCATCAACGGTCAAAGAAGAACGCGACACGACGCCCGGTCTGGAGCATATACCCACGCGAGAAGAAACAGAGGCagatgacgaagatgatgattTTGTTCTAGAAGAACCGGTACCGCGAGGTTTAGAGCGGGAGGGTGTCTTCACTGACTCTGGCATAGGCACGAGCCTCGAGAGTCACGTGGAGAAGGGTCTATCGAAGAGAAGGAACGCCGGTAGTAGTCGCCGTGGACCAGGAGGCTAG
- a CDS encoding PanK, Pantothenate kinase, acetyl-CoA regulated: MSPAQDPATGETGSRASRAHTLETSSTSESGRPRRTTAQSDIQETIQHPGNVRINVQGAFIVDEEHPDTPSSEDYEHDPHDIRLPNHTSVVSHVAVDIGGSLAKLVYFSREPGDGSIGGRLNFFKFETDRIDSCIEFMRKLQADQKHDNGQKSQDLCIMATGGGAFKYHDKITQALDVEVIREDEMECLIIGLDFFINEIPNEVFTYSEDSPMTFMPHPPDPPNIYPYLLVNIGSGVSMIKVSGPRQFERIGGTSLGGGTLWGLLSLLTGARSFDDMLRLAENGDNSTVDLLVGDIYGQAYNKIGLKSTHIASSFGKVYKMKRAAERDAEDGCNGDFKHREEAEHVQGSSELSHASASFRPEDMARSLLYAVSNNIGQIAHLHAEKHGLPRIYFGGSFIGGHSQTMNTLSYAIRFWSKDTRQAYFLRHEGYLGAVGAFLKRQPRNWGRRESFVGGGKPPA; this comes from the exons ATGTCGCCTGCACAAGACCCCGCGACGGGTGAAACCGGCAGCAGAGCATCGCGTGCGCACACTTTAGAGACGTCGTCGACGTCGGAATCGGGTCGCCCGAGACGTACCACGGCCCAGAGCGACATTCAGGAAACGATACAACACCCGGGCAATGTGCGCATCAACGTCCAGGGCGCTTTCATCGTCGACGAGGAGCATCCGGATACTCCGTCGAGCGAAGACTATGAGCACGACCCGCACGACATTAGACTTCCAAACCACACTTCAGTAGTGAGCCATGTAGCCGTTGAT ATTGGAGGTTCCCTTGCAAAACTCGTCTACTTTTCGCGAGAACCTGGCGATGGCTCGATTGGCGGCCGGCTGAACTTCTTCAAGTTCGAGACAGACAGGATAGATTCGTGTATAGAGTTTATGCGCAAACTGCAAGCGGACCAGAAACACGATAACGGTCAAAAGTCACAAGATCTGTGTATCATGGCGACTGGCGGTGGAGCCTTCAAGTACCATGACAAGATAACACAGGCTTTGGATGTGGAAGTCATACGAGAAGACGAGATGGAGTGCTTGATCATAG GGCTCGATTTCTTCATCAATGAGATACCCAACGAGGTCTTTACCTACAGCGAAGACAGCCCGATGACCTTTATGCCGCACCCCCCAGACCCGCCAAACATCTACCCCTACCTCCTCGTCAACATCGGCTCCGGCGTCTCCATGATCAAAGTCTCCGGACCACGACAATTCGAGCGCATAGGCGGAACCTCATTAGGAGGAGGAACACTCTGGGGCCTTTTATCCCTCCTTACCGGCGCCCGCAGCTTCGACGACATGCTGCGACTCGCCGAAAATGGCGACAACTCCACCGTCGACCTCCTCGTCGGCGACATCTACGGCCAAGCCTACAACAAAATCGGTCTCAAGAGCACACACATCGCCTCCTCGTTTGGAAAAGTCTACAAGATGAAGCGCGCCGCCGAGCGCGACGCAGAAGACGGATGCAACGGCGACTTCAAGCacagagaagaagcagagcACGTCCAAGGTTCCTCTGAACTCTCTCACGCCTCAGCTTCCTTCCGCCCAGAAGACATGGCCCGCTCCCTCCTGTACGCCGTCTCAAATAACATTGGCCAGATTGCGCACCTGCACGCGGAAAAACATGGGTTGCCACGTATTTACTTTGGGGGCTCGTTCATTGGTGGGCACTCGCAGACTATGAATACGCTGTCTTATGCTATTCGCTTTTGGTCAAAGGATACGAGACAGGCCTACTTCTTGAGACATGAAGGCTATCTGGGGGCTGTGGGCGCCTTCTTGAAGAGGCAGCCGCGGAATTGGGGGAGGAGGGAGAGCTTTGTGGGGGGTGGGAAGCCGCCTGCTTGA